A window of Cohnella herbarum contains these coding sequences:
- a CDS encoding Gfo/Idh/MocA family protein, with protein MKLVRVAVVGCGAIAQRRHIPEFASNPNVELVAFADPVIERAQEMANQYGGKSYASYEDLLANEKVDAVSVCTPNYLHATVSIAAANAGAHVLVEKPMATTSEEGEQMIEAARRNGVYLMVGHNQRLMPPHAKARELLESGKLGKVLTFRTAFGHPGPEGWSVDGGDSWFFRKEEAIMGAMGDLGVHKSDFIRYLLGDEVSEVGSFISTLHKEGTQVDDNATCILRMKSGAIGTLVASWTQYKGGDNSTVLWCENGVMKIGTESGEEVIVELTNGTVEHYKVGAMATNEKQVPSGVIDAFVESILTNTPPSISGEEGLRSLQVILAAFESQATGKIVSL; from the coding sequence ATGAAGTTAGTAAGAGTAGCGGTAGTCGGCTGCGGCGCCATCGCGCAACGCAGACACATCCCCGAGTTCGCTTCCAATCCGAACGTAGAACTCGTTGCGTTCGCGGATCCGGTAATCGAACGTGCGCAGGAGATGGCGAATCAATACGGCGGCAAAAGCTATGCCAGTTACGAAGATTTGCTCGCGAACGAAAAAGTGGACGCGGTAAGCGTGTGTACGCCGAACTATCTGCATGCGACCGTATCCATTGCCGCCGCGAACGCCGGCGCTCACGTACTCGTTGAGAAGCCTATGGCAACGACCTCGGAAGAAGGCGAGCAAATGATCGAAGCCGCCCGCCGTAACGGCGTCTACCTCATGGTCGGACACAATCAACGTTTAATGCCTCCGCACGCGAAAGCGCGCGAACTTCTGGAGTCAGGCAAGCTCGGTAAAGTGTTGACGTTCCGCACCGCTTTCGGCCACCCTGGACCGGAAGGTTGGAGCGTAGACGGCGGCGATAGCTGGTTCTTCCGTAAAGAAGAAGCCATTATGGGCGCCATGGGCGATCTCGGCGTGCATAAATCCGACTTCATTCGTTATTTGCTCGGCGACGAAGTGTCCGAAGTGGGCAGTTTCATCAGCACTCTTCATAAAGAAGGAACCCAAGTGGACGACAACGCCACTTGTATCCTTCGCATGAAGAGCGGCGCGATCGGTACGCTCGTAGCGAGCTGGACGCAATATAAAGGCGGAGACAACAGTACCGTATTATGGTGCGAGAACGGCGTGATGAAGATCGGTACCGAATCCGGCGAAGAAGTCATCGTCGAACTTACGAACGGAACGGTCGAGCATTACAAGGTTGGCGCTATGGCGACGAACGAGAAACAAGTTCCTAGCGGCGTCATCGACGCTTTCGTCGAATCCATCTTGACGAACACCCCTCCGAGCATCTCCGGGGAAGAAGGATTGCGTTCGCTGCAAGTTATTCTGGCGGCATTCGAATCCCAAGCGACCGGAAAGATCGTATCTCTGTAA
- a CDS encoding M81 family metallopeptidase, giving the protein MRIGIAGCFHETNTFAPGVTGLSDFQREWHEGENAFRQAYEGTRTSMGAALDATEVLGLQMIPLFYTYTTPSSMVEDEAMDKIIQTLIESVAAQADRLDGLLLIVHGAMASETVEDVEGLMLRRLRAVLGSKPIAMTIDLHANMSQEMTDLADFIVGYDTYPHIDAYERGLEACELLRKLLEGTVRPTRYLARPGVLIAPTLMNTNQAPMSELMDMAYAYESKTDVLNVTAAGGFAFADVSCAGFTFVVTTDGNPLLARKIGDELSQWLLKNQDRFAPVLFSAKSAIEEASRQGLFPTVLVESSDNVGAGSPADATHVIHELLEQRKHSFLVVLCDGQAVAEAEAAGVGNAYSYDVGGKTDRLFGKPPIHGEPVRIAGTIRALSDGRYKHNGPYMTGMAAEMGKTAVVELERGDGSLVVLTEQRVPPWDINHVRTLGIDPSSYDFIVVKAAVAWRTAFGELAALSIEVDTPGCSSSNLSRLPYRNIAADIHIISGELTR; this is encoded by the coding sequence ATGAGAATCGGAATTGCCGGATGTTTTCACGAGACGAATACTTTTGCCCCGGGAGTAACCGGGTTGTCCGACTTTCAACGAGAGTGGCATGAAGGGGAAAACGCGTTCAGGCAAGCCTATGAAGGAACTCGAACGAGCATGGGAGCGGCATTAGACGCCACGGAAGTTTTGGGATTGCAAATGATTCCTCTTTTTTACACGTATACGACGCCCTCCTCAATGGTAGAAGACGAGGCAATGGACAAAATCATACAAACCTTGATCGAATCCGTTGCCGCCCAGGCCGATCGACTGGATGGGCTATTGCTGATCGTACATGGGGCGATGGCGAGCGAAACGGTCGAGGATGTAGAAGGGCTGATGCTGAGGAGATTACGCGCCGTTCTCGGGAGTAAGCCGATCGCTATGACGATCGATTTGCATGCTAATATGAGCCAGGAGATGACCGACCTTGCGGATTTTATCGTCGGCTACGATACCTATCCGCATATCGATGCGTACGAACGAGGACTCGAGGCATGCGAATTGTTGCGTAAACTTCTCGAAGGCACTGTTCGTCCTACGCGTTATTTGGCTAGACCGGGCGTTCTTATCGCTCCGACATTAATGAATACGAACCAGGCTCCGATGTCGGAGCTTATGGATATGGCATATGCGTACGAGAGCAAGACCGACGTTCTGAACGTGACGGCGGCGGGAGGTTTCGCGTTCGCGGACGTTAGCTGCGCAGGTTTTACTTTCGTCGTTACGACGGACGGAAATCCGCTGTTAGCTAGGAAAATCGGCGATGAGCTCTCGCAGTGGTTATTGAAAAATCAGGATCGATTCGCGCCGGTCTTATTCAGCGCGAAATCGGCTATCGAAGAAGCCTCTCGGCAAGGGTTATTCCCTACCGTTCTCGTAGAATCCTCCGATAATGTCGGCGCCGGATCTCCAGCGGACGCAACGCATGTCATTCACGAGCTGTTGGAACAGCGGAAGCATTCGTTCTTAGTCGTTCTATGCGACGGGCAAGCTGTAGCCGAGGCGGAAGCCGCGGGAGTCGGAAATGCCTATTCCTATGATGTCGGCGGGAAGACGGATCGGTTGTTCGGCAAACCTCCTATTCACGGAGAACCGGTCCGCATTGCCGGAACGATCCGCGCTCTATCGGATGGCCGTTATAAACATAACGGACCTTACATGACCGGAATGGCGGCGGAGATGGGGAAAACAGCGGTCGTCGAGCTGGAACGGGGAGACGGATCGCTCGTCGTCCTGACGGAGCAACGGGTGCCACCTTGGGATATTAATCACGTCAGGACTTTGGGAATAGATCCGTCAAGTTACGATTTTATCGTCGTAAAAGCGGCCGTAGCTTGGCGAACCGCATTCGGCGAGCTTGCCGCCTTGTCGATCGAGGTCGATACGCCGGGCTGCAGCAGTTCGAATCTATCTCGATTACCCTATCGGAATATCGCGGCCGATATACATATCATTAGCGGAGAGCTAACGAGATGA